From a single Seriola aureovittata isolate HTS-2021-v1 ecotype China chromosome 18, ASM2101889v1, whole genome shotgun sequence genomic region:
- the LOC130186592 gene encoding inactive phospholipid phosphatase 7 has product MPSSYNVRSRARERNSVLSRPEFMSLNHQPLRGGSGSSSGGGGGGGGGGPSESRGSARRPGQNKHQTSQQSEEPTDSGSKDRREPSRMPEEDCMQLNPSFKGIAMNSLLAIDICLSKRMGVCAYTSSPWGGCRSMVTLLALTGHGITWIIGTIVCLTRSNTLAGQEVLVNLLLALILDVMTVAGVQRLVKRKGPWEMTPGFMDCVAMDFYSFPAAHASRAAMVSKFLLSHLVLAVPLRILLVLWAFLVGMSRVLLGKHHLTDMVCGFALGMFHFSLMETVWLSSSTCQTLISISTLSWSPFF; this is encoded by the exons ATGCCCTCGAGTTACAATGTGAGATCCAGGGCGCGGGAGAGAAACAGTGTCCTGAGCAGACCTGAGTTCATGTCCTTGAATCATCAGCCCCTCcgcggcggcagcggcagcagcagtggcggcggcggcggcggcggcggcggtggccCCTCTGAAAGCCGAGGCAGCGCGAGGCGACCGGGTCAAAACAAGCACCAAACAAGCCAGCAGAGTGAAGAACCTACCGACAGTGGCAGCAAGGACAGGAGAGAGCCCAGCAGAATGCCAGAGGAAGACTGTATGCAGCTGAACCCTTCATTCAAGGGGATAGCAATGAATTCCCTCCTCGCCATTGACATCTGTCTGTCCAAGCGCATGGGGGTGTGCGCCTACACGTCGTCTCCCTGGGGAGGCTGCCGCTCCATGGTCACCCTGTTAGCGCTCACAGGGCACGGCATCACGTGGATCATTGGCACTATCGTGTGTCTCACAAGGAGTAACACTCTGGCTGGACAAGAGGTCCTGGTCAACCTGCTGCTTG CGCTCATCCTTGACGTCATGACCGTGGCTGGAGTCCAGAGACTGGTGAAGCGCAAAGGACCCTGGGAGATGACACCGGGCTTCATGGACTGCGTCGCCATGGACTTCTACTCCTTCCCTGCTGCTCACGCCAGCCGAGCCGCCATGGTCTCCAAGTTCCTGCTGTCCCACCTGGTCCTGGCTGTGCCGCTACGCATCCTGTTGGTGCTGTGGGCCTTTCTGGTGGGCATGTCACGGGTGCTGCTAGGGAAACACCACCTAACTGATATGGTGTGTGGCTTTGCACTGGGCATGTTCCACTTTAGTTTGATGGAGACTGTGTGGCTCTCCTCAAGCACCTGCCAGACTCTTATTTCCATAAGCACACTCAGCTGGAGCCCCTTTTTCTGA